The following coding sequences are from one Cygnus atratus isolate AKBS03 ecotype Queensland, Australia chromosome 15, CAtr_DNAZoo_HiC_assembly, whole genome shotgun sequence window:
- the GNG13 gene encoding guanine nucleotide-binding protein G(I)/G(S)/G(O) subunit gamma-13 — MDEWDLPQWKKEVESLKYQLAYKREMSSKTIPEFVKWIEDGIPEDPFLNPELMKNNPWVEKGKCSIL, encoded by the exons ATGGACGAGTGGGACCTGCCGCAGTGGAAGAAGGAGGTGGAGAGCCTCAAGTACCAGCTGGCCTACAAGCGGGAGATGTCCTCCAAGACGATACCCGA GTTTGTGAAGTGGATCGAGGACGGCATCCCAGAAGATCCCTTCCTGAACCCGGAGCTGATGAAGAACAACCCCTGGGTGGAGAAGGGGAAGTGCAGCATCCTCTGA